Genomic window (Oncorhynchus masou masou isolate Uvic2021 chromosome 9, UVic_Omas_1.1, whole genome shotgun sequence):
CAGTATGAGGCCAAACATACGCAAACACTGCTAAATTACCATTACCATAATAAAACGTATTTCCCCACTCACATTAATGAGCTCCTGGTCACACTGTCCTCTCTCGTAGGCCACGCAGGCCAGGTGGGGATCCCTCTTCTCACAATATTTGCCCACCACGCGGCTGTCATAGAAGGTGTTCTCACGCAGGAAGCGCTCTGGGTTGTTGTTGCTGTCGATGTAGATCTTGGCCAGGGCATTGTGGGTCGCTGGCTCCTCACAGCCATCGTGGATACGGGCTTCCAGCCAGGGTAGGAGCAGCTTCAGCCTGGAGACAACACGCAGATACATTTTCAAGTTTCAGGCGCTCATAAACTAGACATATTTCCACTTTTAACTGGGTCAAACAGCACCACTTCATCCTACTTTTTCTTTCAGAAGTAATGTCACAATTAAATGCACTACAGCTGCAGTTGGTGACAAAAACAAGCCCTCGCAAGACAGGTCCCTTTAATATAAAGCCAGTCTGGGCTGAGACAAATCATGTTCCCATGCTCCTTACCTGTTCCTCTTCTCCACCTCAGCCACTAGTTCATCAGTGGAGAACTGTCCTTTCACCACCAGGATCAGGTTCTTAATCACATCCTCAGCACAGTCCACATCCAGCAGCCCTCCAATCACCACCGGCAGACGGCTGGGGTTCACCTGACatacacaaatatatattttagttaCAGAACATTTATAAATCATACAATGGTAGTGACCCTTTAATTCCGTGTGAATAAAGAAGCTGTAAAGTCCTACACAGGTTGATAGGAGGTTGTATACCTTCTGCACATAGATCTCAATGTATTTCTGCAGGGTGTTGCGGTACAAGTAAAGGACCAGGTCGTGGACAAAGTCGAAGCGGTCACACACGATGATCAGGGGGAGCTGATCAGTCAGCTTAGCTTCCTGTGAAGAGGCAAGATTCATATCAGCTCACAGAATCAAACTAACATCCAGACCTGGCTTTCAGGGTAATTAACCAAATAAAGATCGAAGTATGCGgagctgtgatgtcatgttgCAGTATGCCTCCTTTTCTCCCTTACCTTGAGGAAGTTCTTGACTCGTTCGGGGTCGTAGCAGTTgctctctctgcagatcctctccaccTCTTTGATCTGTCCCGTCTTACAGGCGGCCTGGATGTACTTGAAGTGGACCTCTGGGTCCTGGCTGAAGTTAACGATGGAACCCAGGAAGTAGAACAGACCTGGAATGAACAGAGACAGAACTTAGGCCCTTAACAGATCGAGCGAAATAAAGAACAACTGTGGTTGTTGAGACACTCATGACCATGTTCCATGCAGGTGAGGACAAGACTAGGTGGTTTGCCTCAAGTGTATGGTCTGCTTACCTTCAAAGCTCTTGAAGGACTCAAAGAGCTCGGTGAGGGAGTTGGTGGAGAGCTGCTCGTGGTACTTCGAGGCCACCTGGACACAGATCTGCAGGTTCTGACGGATGTTGGCCGACAGCATGGCCCGAAGACACTCCAGAGAGTCCTCCACTGACAGGGAGCCAAAAAAGTTCACCAGCCACTGTAGGACAGAatcaatatatatacacagagTCAGTGCACAGACAGAAGATGCACACATTAGTCAAGGTCAGATTTCTTAAGAGCAAAAAACAACAAGCGCACACACACCGCTCTCCAAGACTATGAACATTCTGGTCAAAGACATTCTATTCCAcgcagtgtgtgattgtgtgttagATAGAGTCCTATACCTCAGGGTTGAGCAGGTGTGTGTGCACCACAGCCCGTTTGATGTCGTACAGGTCGGTGTAATGCTCCAGAGCCCTCTGCAGCAGGCCAGCCTTCTCACACAGCTGGGCAACGTGGGCACGGTCGTAGTGGGTGAACATCTGGTTGCCCAGGATTGCATCAGCCACCTGAAGTGGGGAAAAAAAAACAGCATTAATTTAAAATAGAGTCTACGAGTCAGTGGAACAAAAAAACATAAAATTGCTGTGGGTGTGATATGCATGTGTACCTGTGGGGCGTGGACCAGATTCATCTCCAGCAGGCGTGTCTGCAGAGGCCCCTCAGCAGGCCTGTTGTTCTTCAGGGCATCCAGGAGGAAGGAGGTACACTGCTGGATCAGGTTATACTCCATAAACACGTCAACGAtctgaacagggagacagacaatACATCAGCTACCACACATCATTCATGTTACTGTATACAGCCATCATTTGATACAGCCACCTCACAGAAAAGCAATGAACCCGGTTTTTTTCCATTCAGCAAATTTAAATCTAAAAAAAAATAGGACGATAAATTAATTCTTGAGGTGGGGAAGACATTTGGCCCTTTGCCCTCTGACCTGTGTGATGTCAGCCAGCGGCTCCTCGTCCTGCACCAGCATCTGGGAGAACTGCAGGCCTTGTTCTGGACTGATTCTCATCACGTTCCTCAGCAGGAACATCCAGTCTGGGGTGTAACCCACCTAGAGTGAAAATACGGAAAACATATACGTATAGTTGAACACAATCTAATTTGACCATATTACAGAACTCCATTTTGTGTCAAGTCAAATGTTATATTGGACAGGTCTAGTAGATAAAAATAGAAACACCACTAACCTTTTTGGCGTAGAGGACAATTTTCTGGAACTGTCCGGTCTCAGCGAAGCACTGGATGACCTTGTTGGGCACGTTGGCCCTGAGGTAGACGCTGAGGGCCAGAGTGGGGTCCACTGACTTCACCAGGTCCCCCAGCTCCTCAGAACACTCCAGCTGTAGAAGAATACATGCAATGTTCATTCATTGAGACACCTCACAACAAGCTGTGAATTCCTAACCATCACTGTTTCTAAACGAGTCCTAGCCAGCCCAATAGTTACAGGCATATTTGAACAGACCAGTGCTAAATGTTGAGCAGCACATAATTGGAACATAAAACTGTAAAGCTCAATGTTGAACATCCGCACTTAACAGTGAACAAAGCTATAGTATCAGTTTATTATGATAACTATGTTTTCCTTGCCTTGTCCTCTTTCAGCCATTTCTCCAGCAGCTGCTTGCGTCCCTGCTGTAAGACGGGCCTGCACAGCTCCAGGGACTCAAACTTGTTGAGCTGGCCCTGGTCCAGCAGGATGCCAAAGTACTGCagcaggggagaggtctgtcccggCTGGGCTGGCACACTCTGGAACTTACGGATGGTGTCTGGGGTACGCAGGATACCCTGGGGAGGAGGAAAGGTGCGAAAAATGCAAGATGACATTTTAAAAAGTGTGATAATGATAAAAGACAGAACGAGTAGAGAAAAGAAAACATCCACAAGACAGAAATGTGTTTTGCAGACAAAATATCATCCCACAGATAGCGATTACGTCATTGTTCGGGTGTTTTGGTGCATTGGCAGTACCTTGGGAGCATTGGCGGCCACCTTGGCAGCCTCAGAATAGTTCCCTGCAGCGAACAGGGTGTTGAACTTGCGGGCGAACAGCTCCTCTGCCCCGGCCAGGTTGTTGCGCACGGCCATACGCAGGGCCAGGTCTGGGTTCTGGAGCACGTTGGTGATGTAGGGGATGAtgttctcctcctccacacacacagacaacacctGGACAAACGCATTAacacacagacagggttagaCTCCACTCCTATACAGACATGAAGATATGTGTACTATTACATTAGTTTATAAGTGGAGACAATTGTAACAAAAATGGTATATCATTCCTTTGTTAAACTCATATTTATTCCAAATTGAATTGACTGTGTAAAAAAACAAATTGCTGCTGGAATAGAGAATGGTATTTGTGAATTAGGCTTGGTAGATTCATGAAGTACACAGATGGCCATCCCcatggagcagtgtgtgtgtgtgtctgtttgataCATAAAGATGTAAAGGAGCAGCAGACTTGGAGGGTTAGCGAGCCAGGAGCTTTAAGGAGATTAGGACGCCTGAGGGGACTTCCAACTGCGTTACACATGGTGCTCACTGCTGAGGCTTCCCTCAGCCAAGGTCACCAAGTGACACACACATCAATCATACTCTTAAGAGACAAAAGCACACTGCCACACAATTTCTAACACACACTGTTTAATAAATGGGACTCTCAAGCCATCACACAGGTATTTGTGATTTCTGAGGAGAGCTGGAGCAGTGGGCTCTACAGACATGGATCAGCTTTCCATCCTCCTGAATATTTAATGGTTGTGCGTGTTTTGGATAGGAAACTCATTGATCAGCTCACTGGTATTTGGTTACTCCCGATAAAAGGACTAACACACACCCCTTCACTCCTGGCTACCCAGTGGAGACTTACCTGTCCTTTCCTGTTGACTCCAATGATGCCAGCGGTTGGTTCATGTGGGGCTGTAACAAAGATGGTCTCCCCGCTGATCCTGTTCATGTAAATACAGGTGCCAGTCTCCAGGTCATACAGGTGGATGTAGCCATATTTGGTGATGAGAAAGACAACATCCTGCTTAGAGCTGATCTagaggacagagagcagggacacACGGCTTCAGTAGCTGTATCATAGCGGGTATTAATGCTGAGGCCCTGCATGTCTGTATGGAATAGGTATGAGTGCTTGTCAGTCTACCGTGAAGTGGTTCCAGTACCTGCATAGCTACAGGGAAGTCATTCTGGGCCTCAGGAGGGAAGAACACGTCCACTGCCTTCTTTGGAAACGGCTGATTGCCTGTTGGTGGGGTTCCCACTTCAATTATGTGTAACTAGGAAAGCAAAAACATATTCAGAAGAAAAACAACATCTCCCGTTCTTCTCCCCCCCCATTAAATTACAGCACTTGCTGACTATTCCATGTCCATGCTGAGAGTCCTACCTTTCCTCCAGCTTGCCCTCGGACAGCGAAGCAGAACAGTGTGGATTCCTCTGTGTTGCCCTCCATTTTGAACTGGGCAAAGCCTGCGGCGTGGCCCTCAATGGGCTGGGACACCTTCCTGTCCACAGAGTACAGCTGCATGGCTCCCACCACACGGTTTTGCTAAAATCAGggaaacacatactgtataagagCTCGTCTTACAGCAGTCTTTTCCAGTGGTAAATAAACCTTCTGGGCAGAACATTTCATGATGATGTTCAAGCTTCAATACAGTTAAAAAGCAAGAGATTAGCCTCTATCAGGTCAGTGTATTGCTGTACAGAAGAGTGGACACTCACAAGGATTAActgattaatttaaaaaaaatgcaagtCACTTTACAGTAGATTACAGCTAGTGTCAACCAGAAATACAATATAATTCCTTCTATTTCAGTACCTGTGCTGAAATCCCAATGAGAAGCAGCCATTTCTGTTTGGCGTCGGTGCGGTAGTTGATGATTTGACAGCCTGCAAGGCTGGAGTGTCGGTCAAAGACTTTGGCTGGCTGGGAGTCTCCCTCCATGCTCCAATGGTAGACGGCGTTGTCTGTGACAAGTGCTACAGTGTTGAGGGAGATCCACTTCCAGAAAGTAACATCATCAGTCATGGTGTGAGCCTTCATCTTGCTCTTCATCTCAATGTTGAAAATCTGGAGGGTTTTTGCAGCTGAAAATTCATACAGAAAAAGGTATGATGATATagcacttgcctagttaaataaaataaataaacaccatCACCACTAACTAATGTCATCTACTAATCCCCACACACAAACATTAGACTATAGGGAAAATTAAAATACTGTAATAGCAAATTCAGCTTGATTTAGAAATATTGGTAGTCATTGGTAGTAAATGACCATACAAAACAGCACTTGCAATGTAGAAAGCAAGACCACAGCGGACAACCAATAACATGGTCAGATCTGCATTCAGTTATGAAAACACTCAATACAAAAAGGCAGAAGACACTGACCAATCCAGATGAGGCTAATAAGCAACAACCTCTTGGGACTGGGTGAATTGACAACTTACAAacaagtgccttcagaaagttcaTACCCCATGACTTATTCCAACATTTTGTTGTGATACAACCTGAATAATTCAAAATGGGTTAAATAGATTTATCAACCATCTACGCACAACACCACATAAAGTGAAAACGTGGGTTATTGAAATGTTGCAAATTtactgaaaatgaaatacagaaatgtctcttttacataagcattcacactcctgagtcaatactttgtagaagtgcctttggcagcaattacagctttgagtagtcttgggtatgtctatcagctttggacatctggatttggggattttctcccattcttccttgcagatttccTCAAGCTGTTAAGTTAGACGTGGATCAGCAGTGAagtcaagtctttccacagagtctcaatgggattcaagtctgggcattggctgggccactcaagaccTTTTACATTCgcgttctgaagccattccagcattgctttggttgtatgcttggggtcattgttctgttggaacATAAATCCTGTCACAAGTCAAGTCATTtgtactctgaagcaggttctcgtCAAGGACTTGCCTGTATTTTGCTTCATTCATTGTTCCCCctttaccagtctcccagtcgactgaaaagcatccccatagcatgatgctgccaccaccatgcttcaggtagggatggtgttagacaggtgatgagctgtgcctgggtttctccagacatagcactctgcattcaggccagagtatctcatcagaccacagaatcttttgccttatgctctgtctttcacgtgcctttttgcaaactccaggcgcgaggtcatgtgtgttcctcaggagtggcttctgtccgGCCACACTCCCTTAAAGCCTAGATCGGTGAAGTGCTGTAGACTTGTCCTTCTGGcagcttctcccatctcagccaaggaactatgtagttctgtcagagtggtcattgggttcttagtcacctccctgaccaaggtcctttcCCGGTTGCtcagacggccagctctaggcagtgtgggtagttccatatttttttcCATTTCCCAATGATGGCGACCACTGTGCTCTCGGAAACTTTAAACATTCTAGAAATAGTTTTATACCTTTCCCCAGATATATTCCTCATAACAATTCTCTCAGACTTCATtatatagtttctgctctgacatgcactgtcaactgtgggaccttacacaGGTGTTTTTCTAAATCATGCCAAAACAATTGAATTTGCCAAAAGtggaccaatcaagttgtagtgacatcaAAGATGATCAAAATAAGTtggatgcacccgagctcaatttcgagtgttacagcaaaggggtgtgaatacttatgtaaattagatttcagtattttattttcaatcaatTTGTAAGCATTTCCAAAAAcgtgttttcactttgtaattatggggtatcaacacattttttaaaatcaattttgaattcaggctttaacaaCGAAAGCCAGAGGCTGTATAAGGCCCTTCTACTCAAGTTCTAACGTATCTGCTTAGTCATAAGTCATCTTCAGGGGTGTGAATCTGAAGTTCAAGCAGCTCAACAGGATTCCTAACCCACTATTAATCCTGAGATGAATGAAGGAGTTTGGGTTGGGTCTGAATGCAGATTAACGCAAGACCACAAAGCACAAACAGATGTGATGAGGTACGAGAAGCGTCTTGGGATGCATCGACTGACACCAATTTAATTTCAGGCTTATTATTGGAGCAATGAAAGAGTTTCCTAGTCATTCATTTCTTGTGGCTGTAGCCTATGATGAACCTGCTATAGTTCTCACATGTTACCATCGAAAAGCACAGcccacagtaccagtcaaaggtttgtgcaaagctgtcgtcaaagcaaagggtggctactttgaagaatctcaaatctattttgatttgtttaacacttttggttactacatgattccatgcgtgtcatttcatagttttgatgtcttcactataattctacaatgtagaaaatagcaaaaataaatttaaacccttgaatgagtagctggtACTGTTGGTCTATAGGCCTACGTTTCCTGTTGTAGTCCAGGTGTTTTAAGATTACACAAGTCACagagattaaaaaaatatataaaaaaaacaggtTAGCCCATCTAATGCAGAGATGACACATTTCATCACTTATCTTGCCTGACAAGTAAACAATtaaaatataatacattatagGCTACATAAAGACCAATATACAGGGGCGGGGTGCAAATCAACATGAATCAATCAACACAAAAATACAAATGAAATTGGCTACCATAGTCTAGCATTGAAATAAATATTGCATTGCATATCTGATTTTCCTGTAGTCTAATAATATGCAGGATCTGCAATACATTTGGTCTCTGAATGCAAGTCTCTCTTACACTGCAGTCAAGGACGCACTGACAAAACCATGCAAACCATGACGACTTTGGCCTATAGGCCAAGACCAGCTCTCAAACTGGATATAGTTATAATAGGTGCATGAATAACAAATTATCCCAAGGATCTTGCTTCAGAGGAATATTTCACCATCTCAGCCTGTGCAAGCCTTGATCTCTAGGCCATTGAGACAGTAGTGTGCAATGTGCCATAATGGGGACTTGTCGGTATAAAAAGTTGCACATGGCATACTCACAGACGTTTTACATCAGGGATTTTTCCCTCTACCCTAGAGGTCTTGATGAACTTCCTTGTATTTCCATATTCTGTTTGTCATTTATCCTATATTCTCCCGCTCTTTAAAATCATCCCCCCTTGTGCTTCCATTCCACTTTCTAACACTCCTTCCTATGTAAACAGTACATAACACAGTACTGGACAGACATTCCAACACAGTGCAAACATGATTACAACTTCCACAACTCATGATATATAAAATCCAACTCACCGTCTGCAAACATATAAGAAAGCATTAAGAAACGAAAAGAGCAAAAACAAGCAAAAATAGACAAGCATTCATGAATGTATGACAATTTTATCAGTGTACAATGGAGTTACTTTATTTCAAATTGGACTATAAATTGTAAATTACAAGCAGTTTTTACTACAGGCCTGTATATGGTCATTAACACGCAGAGCAGAATGTGACAGGTCTAGATCAATAACTTGCTGACAAAAATTAAGACAGCAACACACAGGGAAATGATGGTCAACAGCAATCAAAGTTGTAGTTAACCACTTAGTTTGGGTGAATTAAATTGTTAAAAACACAGCCTCTGTACATATTAGTTTAGTCAAAGGAAACAGTTCAGGGGGTGGGGTAAGTGGAAGTACTTACCTTTGAGGGCAATAACTTTGCTAGCAGGGTTCATGATGGCGCTATCTGCAGAGATGGGTCTACGGATGGGAGTGTTGGGGTCAGCCATATCAATGATGACCACCTGTGCCTGCTCGCCCACCTTCTCTCTTATACAGATGAACTTATCAGACTCCATAGTCAGGGTGCTGAATCCAATGTTAGCTGGGTTGATCCCCAGGTTCTGGAGCTAAGGGAAATATaattacattttttgaatggtttATTGAAAAAACAATTGCTAGCATGACTGTGTTGCAGAGGTGGCTCTGTGAACAATGCTTGCATGATGAGTGAGTAATCTTGTCTGAGACCTGAACGTGTTGGCTCCTGTCCTGGAACTAATGCCTTAGCTTTAGTTCAGTGGGCTAACTGGCCTCAAGGCCCATGCACAGGCTCATTGATTAAGATGTTATGTTGATGATTCGTGATGTAGTTAGCCATTTATAAAAACTCAAACACATGACCCTTTTATCATCCTATAGCCATATAACTAGCTACATCCAAATAAATAATACTAgtactaactagctagctgtgcTGTTTTGACCAGCATAGAACTACTGTCTGTTGATTAAGCCAATTTAACTCAACACCTGCCTTACCTGAATGAAGGTCCAAGGTAATCTAAGATCAGTGTCAGACTAGCAGACATAGATAAATACATCTAGCGGCTATTGAACGGACTGTCACGCAGAAACATCGTTCGAGTTAAGTAGCTAGCCATTAAATATGTGAGTTAACAGGCCAATACAAATAGTAGCGGTCATAGGAAAGCAGGTTGTTAACGTTACGTTTGATGGCAACCCtaaagttaactagctagctgataACCTGCTAGCGAAAAGACTACCACAGTGTAACATTGCATGGCAACGGTGGAAGAGAGGTCATTCATTTCAGTGCAGGTGTTGGACAGCTAGCTACAGTTAGCTTGTTAGCGAAAATCATCAAGCAGTCGAGAAAAATCTGGTGGTGTGTAGCGCGATAGCTACGCTACCTGGTCACGACTAGTATTTAACTATATTGTTTTCATACCTGCAGGTGCTCCTGGAAGCGGATCGGTAGTATTTGTGCCATTGCGGGTTTTTCTTTGCTTTTACGGTGTCCTGAAATTCTAGCTAAGCCGCTACGATAGCTGGCTAGGTTAGCACTGTGCTAGCTACGACCTCCTCACTCACTGATTCTTAAATCGTAGTCAGACAGTGAATCTTTACGTCCAATCAATGTGATATTTTGTATATTTTCTTAGTCGTGATTCCAAAATCGTATGTCAAGTGTAGCCGCCGGATGTTTGTGCGTTTTCTCCACTGCCTGAATGGATGGCAGTGGCTTTAGCACTGATCTCAGTCCAAACCTGCAATGGCGGCGGAAACGACTCAGAatcagagatggaagaggaagcgAGATATCCCACTCCAAGTGTTTTGTTTATACGGTCAATGAACTAAACCGACAAGACCAAGCTGCTGTCGCATTGAGAACCACCCCTTAAGTAAACCGGAATTGTGAAACATTTTCAGAGTTAAACGGCCTGAGTAAATCATCTTCATTTGCCACCAGCTTTGTCAGAATGTTCTCAATCCGGAAGCAGCTGGGGATATCTCGGGAAGGACATCCCAACATGATCGTTCCATCTGTGATTTCATCTTTGCTTTCGACATGGAACGGTCAAAAACACACTTTAATGTGTATAATTGGCCAAACACTTATTGACTCTTATTTTACAATGAGTTCCAATCTTTGTTACGTCATTCGCTCTTTTACATCAGTTCCGGATTAATCACGCTTCAGACAGGCAGCTGATTTTGAACGCCCCCTCTGCGTTGATGTGTTTCAATATCGTGTCTGTCACAGGGTCTCAGCTCTAGAATGACTGATTTGTCATTAAATAAATTCGAAACATAGAATAGCACCTGTCATGCATGCTACTGTCCATAATGTCCTGTAGTACTGTCCCATGCAGATCCTTTCTGAATTATTGTATAATTTTGTGGATAGCCTACCATTTGATCCCAGTAAATGCAAAGTGGGATCCTACCCTAACCATAAATCTAACCCTGACCAACGTTTTAGTTGGGTTGTCCCAAGCATCCCACTTTAATAGCAAAAACAGTTTGATCCAGCACTCTAGAATGAACATCAACCAGAAAAACGGTCTTAAACCCCCAAGCCCTATCCTGTTGAGTCATATTGAAATACAGTTTCAAAATTAATACATACTTTCTTAATTAttcaaaatgttcataaatgcaTTTGTGCAATTTTTTGACTAAATAATCCCATTCAATGCCTTGACAGCCAGAATATCCTAAAAATTATTTAAGGCTTAAAAAGAGCAATGGAAAAAACAAAAAAAGGAGACTCAAGAAGCTGATGCATTACAAGAAGCGGCTGTATTTGACTATAAAAGGCATCTCTAATCCAGTGTCTCTACGCTGTTTTATTTCAGTGTAAAAAGCCTATACTCTattagaaaaacaaaacaaaaacagtaaCCCAATTACATCTCTTAAAAAGAAAGCAATCCAAAAATGTCCCATTCACCTCAACTAAAATAGAAACATCATTTCAATTTTGCTAGCCCCCCCCTCAattattttttaatatatattctCCAAGGCAATTGGTCATGGCCAATTAATTGACTTAGTCATGGCCGAATTCTTATATTTCAATGTAGTTAGAAAACATTTTTCAAACAAAATAAACAGTACAGTTTAGGACCACTGCACTGGCAAATTATTAGTGTCTCATTTTGAGCAGAAGGGAAAGATGAGTGTTTTGTCGATTCTGAGTGGCACACAAAATACACACTTTCTCCAGGCCAAGTGCAATGCAGAAAGAAGTAGGATTCCCTCCATAGCACAGAACCACAGTACTCTCCTCTCTCACGGCACTCCGGGAGGTCGTCCATCACATTCCCTTTGCATGTCTCCTCTGACTTCTTCTCAAAGTCTGTAGAACTGAAGTTTGTGTATGGTCTCTTTTTTGGCCATTGACAGAGCAGTACACTTGGGAGCAGTAGCGTTGGGTTCAAGGCAGTGGTGCAGTGCAAGCTCTTGTGCACCAGGCCTGAAGGGAGCAGTGTGTGCTGTGGATGAAAGCCCTCCACCATGGGGTCCCTGTACAATCTGTTAGTTTCCTCCCGTCACCACACATTCTCAAGATAGGCCTATGTCGTCTTGGCCCatataaaatgtttttatttgaagGCCGTGTTTGAGGTCAACGCTGTGCCAAGTTAAAGAGGATTCTTACAAAAGCCAACCAACCACTCTGCCATTACAGTAACAAGAATTAATGATATGATCTTCCCTGAATACTGAAGACCCCAGTGAAAACACTGGTCTGTCTGACAAAGAGAGTGAATAGGAGCAAGATTTCTATGGGGCAGATACATGGGGGAAGAGAAACAATTGTACATGACAAGGAGTAAGAGTAACAGCAGCCGTGAGTATGTGCTCTACAGTGGTTCTCATGAAATGAAGGAAGAGTTGGATACAAGAAGGGATGAGTGAGGAGAGGTTGTGTCATCACAGATGGGGTGGTAGTAGGTGATCTAGTCCTGTATTTGTGAATCGGTTCCCTGGGTTAACGTGTACATGTCGTGTGCaagtatgtaggtgtgtgtgaatgtgagaaTGTGTGAAGGGGAGAAAGAAAAATCCCTGGGCTACACTGGAGGGGGTGATATGGGAGAGGTCCACAAAGGGCCATAACCTCCATCCATCGCATCCCCCTGTTCCTCTAGTAGAACTATGTGGAACCCCTCTTCTGTAGCTCCTCAATAAAGGCTGTGGAACAGGAGCGAGACAAGAAACAATCAATACAACACCTGACAAAG
Coding sequences:
- the LOC135546525 gene encoding clathrin heavy chain 1-like isoform X1, translated to MAQILPIRFQEHLQLQNLGINPANIGFSTLTMESDKFICIREKVGEQAQVVIIDMADPNTPIRRPISADSAIMNPASKVIALKAAKTLQIFNIEMKSKMKAHTMTDDVTFWKWISLNTVALVTDNAVYHWSMEGDSQPAKVFDRHSSLAGCQIINYRTDAKQKWLLLIGISAQQNRVVGAMQLYSVDRKVSQPIEGHAAGFAQFKMEGNTEESTLFCFAVRGQAGGKLHIIEVGTPPTGNQPFPKKAVDVFFPPEAQNDFPVAMQISSKQDVVFLITKYGYIHLYDLETGTCIYMNRISGETIFVTAPHEPTAGIIGVNRKGQVLSVCVEEENIIPYITNVLQNPDLALRMAVRNNLAGAEELFARKFNTLFAAGNYSEAAKVAANAPKGILRTPDTIRKFQSVPAQPGQTSPLLQYFGILLDQGQLNKFESLELCRPVLQQGRKQLLEKWLKEDKLECSEELGDLVKSVDPTLALSVYLRANVPNKVIQCFAETGQFQKIVLYAKKVGYTPDWMFLLRNVMRISPEQGLQFSQMLVQDEEPLADITQIVDVFMEYNLIQQCTSFLLDALKNNRPAEGPLQTRLLEMNLVHAPQVADAILGNQMFTHYDRAHVAQLCEKAGLLQRALEHYTDLYDIKRAVVHTHLLNPEWLVNFFGSLSVEDSLECLRAMLSANIRQNLQICVQVASKYHEQLSTNSLTELFESFKSFEGLFYFLGSIVNFSQDPEVHFKYIQAACKTGQIKEVERICRESNCYDPERVKNFLKEAKLTDQLPLIIVCDRFDFVHDLVLYLYRNTLQKYIEIYVQKVNPSRLPVVIGGLLDVDCAEDVIKNLILVVKGQFSTDELVAEVEKRNRLKLLLPWLEARIHDGCEEPATHNALAKIYIDSNNNPERFLRENTFYDSRVVGKYCEKRDPHLACVAYERGQCDQELINVCNENSLFKSLSRYLVRRKDPELWASVLLETNPFRRPLIDQVVQTALSETQDPEEVSVTVKAFMTADLPNELIELLEKIVLDNSVFSEHRNLQNLLILTAIKADRTRVMEYINRLDNYDAPDIANIAISNELFEEAFAIFRKFDVNTSAVQVLIEHIGNLDRAYEFAERCNEPPVWSQLAKAQLQKGLVKEAIDSYIKADDPSAYMEVGQAAAQSGNWEDLVKFLQMARKKSRESYVETELIFALAKTNRLAELEEFINGPNNAHIQQVGDRCYDERMYDAAKLLYNNVSNFGRLASTLVHLGEYQAAVDGARKANSTRTWKEVCFACVDGKEFRLAQMCGLHIVVHADELEELINYYQDRAYFEELITMLEAALGLERAHMGMFTELAILYSKFKPQKMREHLELFWSRVNIPKVLRAAEQAHLWAELVFLYDKYEEFDNAIITMMSHPSDAWKEGQFKDIVTKVANVELYYKAIQFYLEFKPLLLNDLLIVLSPRLDHTRAVNFFMKTKQLSLVKPYLRSVQNHNNKGVNEALNNLFITEEDYAALRASIDAYDNFDNITLAQGLEKHELIEFRRIAAYLFKGNNRWKQSVELCKKDKLYKDAMQYASESKDVELAEELLAWFLEEDKKECFAACLFTCYDLLRPDVVLETAWRHNIMDFSMPYFIQVMREYLSKVDKLDASESLRKQEEQNTESQPIVYVSSVLQARPSSCSLQALVRLCPPSLATEVTVTQQHPLVTASLPSLALAMACECPPHHPNPKVICFSPYVPHQPTMLFYSQNRQTSSKPVLIQLFLFCSPLTAMNYFFICIVFEQKLDYFFSWFSTFHIYDY